The following coding sequences are from one Dreissena polymorpha isolate Duluth1 chromosome 8, UMN_Dpol_1.0, whole genome shotgun sequence window:
- the LOC127840816 gene encoding uncharacterized protein LOC127840816 has translation MDAVEVIFLFRLVQSGLIFMAMAASIVCLWHIIYFRRKSCANAGTIFAMIFTGFVHLIICMGMLSIAEEPMVIPNQAPAHLCLDYTIPALYANSIVYIFILHNLIFNHAQTTVGALLIWILSIGSILTGLVLISDTSGAQTVSHLNQRNFLSLMDSPKGHIEAFVSVCEKHISSEIANVMIEYLLLYLPVVIIVTWALARKFLQTGEVSMLKLAILSNKECVTNSQTCDCVKLNTVLVAVLVNSAILLFIAKPGYMLYAHATSGYFRDIIPSLLQTVLFTYICAEYIGKVIVQRRREIQTQQGCKCETENSATV, from the exons ATGGATGCTGTCGAAGTCATTTTCCTTTTCCGGCTCGTGCAGAGTGGACTCATTTTTATGGCGATGGCCGCCAGCATAGTTTGCCTCTGGCATATCATTTATTTCCGGCGGAAAAGCTGTGCTAACGCCGGCACCATATTTGCTATGATTTTTACCGGTTTCGTCCACCTGATAATATGTATGGGCATGTTATCAATAGCCGAAGAGCCAATGGTTATACCAAACCAAGCACCGGCGCATTTGTGCTTGGACTACACTATTCCGGCGTTGTATGCGAATTCGATTgtctatatttttattttgcataatttaatatttaaccatGCACAAACGACAGTTGGAGCTTTGCTTATCTGGATATTGTCCATTGGCTCCATCTTGACTGGTCTCGTATTGATATCGGATACGTCAGGTGCACAGACTGTGTCACATTTGAATCAAAGGAACTTCCTGTCCCTCATGGATTCTCCAAAAGGTCACATTGAAGCATTCGTGTCAGTCTGCGAGAAACACATTTCCAGCGAAATTGCAAATGTGATGATCGAGTACTTGCTATTATACCTTCCGGTTGTTATCATAGTGACGTGGGCGCTAGCAAGGAAATTCCTGCAAACAGGAG AAGTGTCCATGCTGAAGCTGGCTATCCTTTCAAACAAagaatgcgtcacaaattctcaAACCTGCGACTGTGTGAAACTTAACACTGTTCTGGTTGCCGTTTTGGTCAACTCTGCTATACTGCTGTTCATCGCGAAGCCAGGATACATGCTGTATGCGCACGCAACCTCGGGGTACTTCCGGGATATAATTCCGAGTTTATTGCAAACAGTTCTGTTTACGTATATTTGCGCAGAGTATATTGGCAAGGTGATTGTACAGCGAAGACGGGAAATTCAAACACAACAGGGGTGTAAATGTGAGACTGAAAACAGCGCGACTGTTTAA